A DNA window from Bdellovibrio sp. BCCA contains the following coding sequences:
- a CDS encoding PilZ domain-containing protein produces the protein MTQIFITGTQKIPNQLKNEKSFNCTVIENPYNLRAALQGTNDEKIIVVFLPFLEIRHFDIYSYLQKTIPNVKTFFVVNELSSSMKIKLKTHRDFVVLWKTEEANLANDILAYLEGKSLQLREDKREPHENKAMLSPSLLPLGMENKGFQPIMGGSFENISVNGSCLKIKAPFYSKKDFVSLTYQNKAGEYVSIEGQVRWTKWNEGEQSQELGVQFLTQG, from the coding sequence ATGACTCAAATTTTTATCACGGGAACACAGAAGATTCCCAATCAGCTTAAAAACGAAAAATCTTTCAACTGCACAGTGATTGAAAATCCATACAATCTGCGTGCGGCTTTACAAGGAACAAACGACGAAAAAATCATTGTGGTCTTTTTGCCATTTTTAGAAATCCGTCACTTTGATATTTACTCTTACCTTCAAAAAACGATTCCCAATGTTAAAACTTTTTTCGTGGTCAATGAACTTTCCAGCTCTATGAAAATCAAACTGAAAACGCACCGGGATTTTGTCGTTCTTTGGAAAACAGAAGAGGCGAATTTAGCCAATGACATTCTGGCTTACTTAGAAGGAAAAAGCCTGCAACTGCGCGAGGACAAAAGAGAGCCTCACGAGAACAAAGCGATGCTCAGTCCTTCATTGCTTCCTCTAGGAATGGAGAACAAAGGTTTTCAACCTATTATGGGTGGAAGTTTTGAGAACATTTCCGTGAATGGATCTTGTTTAAAAATCAAGGCCCCCTTCTACAGTAAAAAAGATTTTGTGAGCCTCACCTACCAGAACAAGGCCGGAGAATATGTTTCTATTGAAGGACAAGTTCGCTGGACCAAGTGGAATGAAGGAGAACAAAGCCAAGAACTCGGAGTCCAATTTCTTACACAGGGCTAA
- a CDS encoding fumarate hydratase: MSFKYFPLYEKQKDNTQYKKISSDHVKVEKFGDKEVLVVAPEALELIAQEALSDVSHLLRASHLEKLERILKDPEASPNDRFVAVDLLKNAVIAAQMEFPSCQDTGTAIVVGKKGERVFTGFDDKEYLSKGIYNTYQKRNLRFSQMAPISFFEEKNTGSNLPAQIDLYSEQGDEYHFLFMAKGGGSANKSYLYQKTKAVLNPEGFEKFVRETLNSLGTAACPPYHLAFCVGGTSAEETLKIVKYASAGYLDGLPTSGSEGGRAYRDLEMEKQIETWARDTGIGAQFGGKYFVHDVRVIRLPRHGASCPIGVGVSCSADRNIKGKITRDGIFLEQLELHPEQYLPNHLKDASAEAIQIDLNKPIQETLKILSAQKVATRVMLSGPMIVARDIAHAKLKEKVDRGEGVPEYFKNYAVYYAGPAKTPKGYASGSFGPTTSERMDPYVGTFQSLGGSMIMLGKGNRSPQVTEACKQYGGFYLGSIGGPAARLGKECITKVEVLDFPELGMESVWKIEVKDFPAFIIVDDKGNDFFKSVIRKL; the protein is encoded by the coding sequence ATGTCATTCAAATATTTTCCTCTCTACGAAAAACAAAAAGATAACACTCAGTATAAAAAAATCTCTTCCGATCACGTGAAAGTTGAAAAGTTCGGCGACAAAGAAGTTTTGGTGGTTGCGCCAGAAGCTTTAGAGTTGATCGCGCAGGAAGCTCTTAGCGATGTGTCACATCTTTTGCGCGCCAGTCACTTGGAAAAACTTGAAAGAATTCTTAAAGATCCTGAAGCGTCTCCGAATGATCGTTTCGTCGCCGTAGATCTTCTTAAAAATGCTGTGATCGCAGCACAAATGGAGTTTCCTTCGTGCCAAGATACCGGAACAGCGATTGTTGTCGGGAAAAAAGGTGAAAGAGTTTTCACAGGTTTTGACGACAAAGAATATCTTTCGAAAGGGATTTACAATACTTATCAAAAACGCAATTTGCGTTTTTCGCAGATGGCGCCGATTTCTTTCTTTGAAGAAAAAAACACAGGCTCTAATCTGCCAGCCCAAATCGATCTCTACTCTGAACAAGGTGATGAATATCATTTCTTGTTCATGGCTAAAGGTGGGGGCAGTGCCAACAAGTCTTATCTCTATCAAAAGACAAAAGCTGTTTTAAATCCGGAGGGATTTGAAAAGTTTGTGCGAGAGACTTTGAATTCTCTCGGAACAGCAGCGTGTCCTCCATACCACTTGGCGTTCTGTGTAGGTGGAACTTCTGCTGAAGAAACTTTGAAAATCGTAAAATACGCGTCCGCTGGTTATCTAGACGGGCTTCCAACTTCAGGCAGCGAAGGCGGCAGAGCTTATCGTGATCTTGAAATGGAAAAACAAATTGAAACCTGGGCTCGTGACACAGGCATTGGCGCGCAATTTGGTGGAAAGTATTTTGTTCATGACGTGCGCGTGATTCGTTTGCCTCGTCACGGTGCGAGCTGTCCGATTGGTGTTGGCGTGAGTTGTTCTGCCGATCGCAATATCAAAGGAAAAATCACTCGTGACGGTATCTTCCTTGAGCAATTGGAACTTCATCCTGAACAGTATCTTCCAAACCATTTGAAAGATGCGAGTGCCGAAGCGATTCAAATTGATTTGAATAAACCAATTCAAGAAACGTTGAAAATCTTGTCGGCGCAAAAAGTCGCAACACGCGTGATGCTAAGTGGCCCGATGATCGTGGCTCGCGATATTGCACACGCAAAACTCAAAGAAAAAGTGGACCGCGGTGAAGGTGTTCCTGAATACTTTAAAAACTACGCTGTTTACTATGCAGGTCCTGCAAAAACTCCAAAGGGTTATGCTTCAGGATCTTTTGGCCCGACGACAAGCGAACGCATGGACCCTTACGTAGGAACATTCCAAAGCTTGGGTGGCTCGATGATTATGCTAGGTAAGGGAAACCGCAGCCCACAAGTCACAGAGGCTTGTAAGCAGTATGGTGGATTCTATTTGGGATCTATCGGTGGACCTGCGGCTCGTTTAGGAAAAGAGTGCATCACAAAAGTGGAAGTTCTCGATTTCCCTGAACTCGGTATGGAGTCGGTGTGGAAAATTGAAGTGAAAGACTTCCCGGCCTTTATCATCGTTGATGACAAAGGAAATGATTTCTTTAAATCCGTCATTCGCAAACTGTAG
- a CDS encoding nitroreductase family protein encodes MSENIFSKVPELAYIEEALPCNMEEFKKVVISRRSVRVFTDEQIPDAVVEECLSLALLAPNSSNLQPWEFYWVKSEDKLKKLKTLCLNQPAARTAPTLIACVARPDRWSLGQKVNLAYFDKRPDTPKAVRAYYEKLVPFVYGNGPLNLFSPFKTLAISILGLFRVVPRGPFGHWGNLLWATKTTALACENLMLAFRAAGYDSCPMEGFDEVRVKKLLGLPRGASVTMIISAGKRASNGVYAERIRGAQDLFIKKV; translated from the coding sequence ATGTCAGAAAATATTTTCAGCAAAGTTCCTGAGTTGGCGTATATCGAAGAAGCTCTTCCTTGCAATATGGAAGAGTTTAAAAAAGTTGTGATCAGCCGTCGCTCCGTTCGCGTTTTTACGGATGAACAAATTCCCGATGCCGTTGTTGAAGAGTGCCTAAGCCTCGCCTTGCTTGCGCCGAATTCTTCCAATTTACAACCTTGGGAGTTTTATTGGGTGAAGTCCGAAGACAAACTTAAAAAATTAAAAACTTTGTGCCTCAATCAACCTGCGGCACGCACAGCTCCTACGCTGATTGCGTGTGTGGCCCGTCCCGACCGCTGGAGTCTTGGACAAAAAGTAAATCTCGCCTATTTCGATAAGCGACCTGACACGCCAAAAGCTGTCAGAGCGTATTACGAAAAGCTTGTGCCTTTTGTCTACGGCAACGGACCTTTGAATCTCTTTTCTCCGTTTAAGACCTTGGCGATTTCTATTCTAGGTCTTTTCCGTGTCGTTCCTCGGGGTCCTTTTGGACATTGGGGAAATCTTTTATGGGCTACAAAGACCACGGCGCTAGCTTGCGAAAATCTCATGCTCGCCTTCCGCGCGGCGGGATATGATTCCTGCCCTATGGAAGGATTTGATGAAGTTCGTGTAAAAAAACTTTTAGGGCTTCCGCGTGGAGCGTCCGTCACGATGATTATCAGCGCGGGCAAAAGAGCTTCAAATGGAGTTTATGCGGAACGCATTCGTGGCGCGCAGGATTTATTTATTAAAAAGGTGTAG
- a CDS encoding MFS transporter, whose amino-acid sequence MALFLVGLCLAAVITLYFKNNPLGHSRKFMFRRFVNWFPLGMTYAFLYMARYNLNVSKNALGDMMTKEQFGLIFAAGTITYGFSFLLNGPIVDKIGGKKGIIIAALGAAVMNLLMGGVTYLYLMGRLKTNMVLAFSVLFALNMFFQSYGAVSIIKVKAYWFHVRERGVFGAIFGTLISFGVYFAFDWGQAIVDASQLHIEGERTAFQNFIQHIFAIDTGTTNATWLVFTIPAFLLICWALVDMVLLKDSPKEANFDDFDTADASSAPGESDENLKISIGFMLKKIFTNPVMITIALVDFTSGVLRNGIMQWYLVFAKEMKDVNPSFFDGSQFFIQNWGLLLCLTGIFGGFAAGIISDRVFQSRRGPPAALNNAFMIVLLIIMIFSLMKNPTALGAAAVMLTFAVIGVHSLMSGTAAADFGGKKMTATASGIVDGCVYLGSGIQSIAIGYLSHKDWHYWPLFLLPFAFLGLWLSIKMWHELPAATKKYILEVEKAEEKLQQSGAHSQAGPGTDPAGVPN is encoded by the coding sequence ATGGCACTTTTCCTCGTAGGCTTATGTCTCGCGGCTGTGATCACCCTGTACTTTAAGAACAACCCTTTGGGTCATTCTCGTAAGTTCATGTTCCGTCGCTTCGTTAACTGGTTCCCCCTCGGAATGACGTATGCCTTCTTGTACATGGCTCGTTACAACTTGAACGTCTCCAAAAATGCCTTGGGCGATATGATGACCAAAGAACAATTTGGTTTGATCTTCGCAGCCGGTACAATCACTTACGGTTTCTCTTTTCTTCTTAACGGTCCGATCGTTGACAAGATCGGTGGTAAAAAAGGGATTATTATCGCGGCTCTCGGTGCCGCAGTAATGAATCTTTTGATGGGTGGAGTGACTTACCTCTACCTTATGGGACGCCTAAAAACGAATATGGTTCTGGCGTTCTCTGTATTGTTTGCGCTGAACATGTTCTTCCAAAGTTACGGTGCGGTTTCCATTATCAAAGTCAAAGCCTACTGGTTCCACGTTCGTGAGCGCGGTGTCTTCGGCGCAATCTTCGGGACTTTGATTTCTTTCGGGGTTTACTTTGCATTCGACTGGGGTCAAGCGATCGTTGATGCTTCCCAGCTTCATATTGAAGGCGAAAGAACAGCTTTCCAAAACTTCATTCAGCACATTTTTGCTATCGACACAGGTACGACAAATGCCACTTGGTTGGTATTTACAATTCCTGCATTTCTTTTGATCTGCTGGGCATTGGTTGACATGGTTCTTTTGAAGGACTCTCCAAAAGAAGCGAACTTTGATGACTTCGATACAGCCGATGCTTCTTCTGCTCCCGGTGAAAGCGATGAGAACCTGAAAATCTCTATCGGTTTCATGCTTAAAAAGATCTTCACAAATCCAGTGATGATCACAATCGCCCTTGTGGACTTCACTTCAGGCGTTTTACGTAACGGTATCATGCAATGGTATCTCGTTTTCGCTAAAGAAATGAAAGACGTGAATCCTTCTTTCTTTGATGGTTCTCAGTTCTTTATTCAAAACTGGGGGCTATTGCTTTGCTTAACGGGTATCTTCGGTGGATTTGCCGCAGGTATTATCTCAGACCGTGTCTTCCAATCTCGTCGTGGTCCTCCAGCGGCTCTTAACAATGCCTTCATGATTGTTCTTTTAATCATCATGATCTTCTCTTTGATGAAGAACCCAACTGCTTTGGGTGCTGCGGCTGTGATGCTGACGTTCGCCGTGATCGGTGTTCATTCTTTGATGTCGGGAACAGCGGCCGCCGATTTCGGTGGTAAGAAGATGACAGCAACAGCGTCTGGTATCGTGGATGGTTGCGTGTACTTAGGTTCAGGTATTCAATCGATTGCGATCGGTTACCTTTCACACAAAGACTGGCACTATTGGCCTTTGTTCTTGTTGCCATTTGCTTTCTTGGGGTTGTGGCTTTCTATTAAAATGTGGCACGAACTTCCTGCGGCTACGAAGAAATACATCCTTGAAGTGGAAAAGGCCGAAGAGAAGCTTCAACAAAGTGGAGCTCACTCTCAAGCGGGACCAGGTACGGATCCTGCGGGCGTTCCAAACTAA
- a CDS encoding AI-2E family transporter: MMDILRSKSTLVRWALLVVLIAAFLFINWPFLGPLVLAGIFALGLNDFINTISRKTKLSRNSSIALTVLAGFAIFWIPITLAIYRIVVHISQPQGIETDRIVSQIHNLKEFVLEYLKKISDWTGTDVAGPARGMMENTMQKTGEMIFNYSSQFLGQLPAIFLASFVFTIVLIVLLVKSSDVRELIMKYSPFNSEATDNLVEVFKSSCSVTLFSTLVIGLIQASIIGIGSLIFGEGDFWLVLTVTFFVSFIPVIGAAPVGFLLAVLAFIGGRTGSGVGLTIVAIIAGTIDNILKPFMVGKENKINPVVGFTCVVGAIIMMGLPGLLIGPVIMNLFVGLSPILIKDI; encoded by the coding sequence ATGATGGATATTCTTAGATCAAAAAGCACTCTGGTTCGTTGGGCCCTGCTAGTGGTTCTCATTGCCGCATTTTTATTTATCAACTGGCCCTTCTTAGGTCCTTTGGTTTTGGCCGGCATTTTCGCTTTAGGATTGAATGATTTTATCAACACCATCAGCCGCAAAACAAAACTGAGCCGCAATAGCAGCATTGCTTTAACGGTCCTGGCTGGCTTTGCGATCTTCTGGATTCCTATTACGCTTGCTATCTACCGCATTGTCGTACACATCAGCCAACCTCAAGGTATCGAAACAGATCGTATTGTTTCACAGATCCACAATTTGAAAGAGTTTGTACTTGAATATTTAAAAAAGATCTCTGATTGGACTGGAACAGATGTCGCCGGTCCCGCTCGCGGCATGATGGAAAACACGATGCAAAAAACCGGAGAAATGATTTTTAATTACTCCAGTCAGTTTCTAGGACAGCTTCCGGCAATTTTTTTAGCGAGCTTTGTTTTTACTATTGTACTCATTGTGTTGCTGGTTAAATCCTCGGACGTTCGTGAACTCATTATGAAATACAGTCCTTTCAATTCGGAAGCGACAGATAACCTGGTGGAAGTTTTTAAAAGCAGTTGCTCGGTCACACTCTTTTCAACTTTGGTTATCGGGCTTATTCAAGCGTCCATCATCGGCATTGGAAGTTTGATCTTCGGTGAAGGTGACTTCTGGTTGGTTCTTACCGTCACTTTCTTTGTGTCTTTCATCCCCGTGATAGGTGCCGCTCCGGTGGGTTTTCTTTTGGCCGTGTTAGCATTTATTGGTGGAAGAACGGGCTCTGGCGTAGGACTTACCATAGTTGCGATCATCGCTGGAACCATCGACAATATTTTAAAACCCTTCATGGTCGGAAAAGAAAACAAGATCAACCCCGTGGTGGGTTTCACTTGTGTCGTCGGAGCTATCATTATGATGGGACTCCCGGGCCTCTTAATTGGCCCGGTGATCATGAATCTTTTTGTCGGTTTGAGTCCGATTCTTATAAAAGATATCTAA